The Besnoitia besnoiti strain Bb-Ger1 chromosome Unknown contig00014, whole genome shotgun sequence genome contains a region encoding:
- a CDS encoding uncharacterized protein (encoded by transcript BESB_025270): MEMMKEGGASGLGGPDSATTPVANMDLSAAGISPLSAEVLTRLVNATALLTGDEQLQRGVNSACGTAEKDALDLACLLLLGGRGCAADSPVSLAEDLGQGEGADASPSAAVVRLSASAAPQPPLPPPGALSASTEELRLSSHASERPDAGRQPALGTHAPDSAESLFLSECGAQVSAKPALFPDSVLRSLVSCAGAGSSALEAESGAALEKEVKSKRRCSEEESGAARSRKLCKGVFAGADRQTGKDAYEASPAPGRHGAPAAASLQCCDEQALASPPAADMRGRSCGLEARCAEARKAGKASKPTGMPAARQGLPLERLPRSVNAAATHGAAREEMTERCSAFDSSSGTPRASARDWQLKVTGADAPASPSTVASRGSVSFGTATSPSVKQGSGLLAPEAAPEEDFSPPSSRGSLPASAAIRAAAEDGASPSPPPSRDSGASEFCPVRVVPQAVANPALFSSVRRLQRRSLMKLTGSDEGAYGENCCASLLTLFRLLQERYGLSPASVFLDIGSGSGVPSFLAASAVGCVASLGVEVDSNVYAIACNNHLKLLDERLLASLGMHDLLGRLKVRALRLAAASRERSSGSSLNALRERQREQEGEEGAGGHEDFLAPLEPLASQALRETLRARVGVTEEDLLFSVANVNSPPAALDDDGEGGGRAGSTPGARKPEAAKERNTREKRAREEGEERNAAKQEAARASLSSSVARFTSADSGREAERTCAPSLPFSLTPAGLAYPCNVGFKCADASLFATFDGVSHIFSFDLAMPPRVLFRLCSVFNRSKSPVVYVSFHSSLVSTYGLKARLVQRLCMRMAGSAESHVAFIYVRENCLAFVSPPPHLLGDAAGRPSWGPGAVSEKPQAPFSAAASSSFGARGLCGRTKRDTPEAGEEVPADDANRCGLQGSRRGKGGSLPHAQAPGRVDAAEASRGRDDEDGGTGGALMAVGSRGNAETWMDMERAQVMRALFLRGMALSRTEKFFSRCVLAGVLPRVAFTLLHSVAHLCAEVSAGAPSEVGAEETCGQAGRGKTDNNAEGGEETRSPAPSESGSEERTAASMSSFSVVTPLACCRKCCADVFTQEAGSQRDVADRGCSRTSVENMPSIRGFPLPLSPLPQQQLLLLRRLFAAFGLDQLLEAGALSFEQLSDLLLLRPAAACACRLPPAVSSREQAPEERTGRAAGAARGAKKAHASLRSLESFVCSHGVERLARFLVNLLLRILLVRVEQQQPAETRAVAEEPLTSRRDALSLLQRTLLEVRVCRNWEKQRQRASAVSLDAWGTEASPLSRVSRRSARARRTLAGAAGAAARPAAERVNAVIKEISTLGRMEDLHSEPGARTPLNAPDDAAATRRLRNKERQSALYAERKTRLGGRASPLPHATPAEQKRGNGATRGVQQKGSLARGTKEANDTSVRTLERGDSREALAASLDEKWMRFHVRYGQPAFEGDDQDAGVEMQVTEAPLRQETGLGGVLELPCLSPLCYTCGDRSLLPQLLEANAPPAVQQLKIQSEILQLQTNPLIQLADKEGQEAWEAKLRGEAEAFLFDSDEDSADSDDEDAAASHQQLAGGAGTRREGSCALGTSERKTGVSAERRCDASRGPRGAEDEESMHTGASEPSRISEGFFGEGGCDSLKWEALEAPRPLRCRHAARAAIVQRLGAFLSLEGTCAVAKKGEEASLEERAFHDLLDARLQCRVKAKGESPVASVPSHLSESSSVCASSSAGGLLAVEEDVASGVSAERVGAQPRDAPAPLWVFSQSPSEPICFLASPEKKNPRVFEYGDTAPLVWPCVRAVTHAGGEAKKEVTSWNVQFLRVQQQGCVAPGVGDPRGAWLGARGSLVNRGWPCGLAGLAGGAGWHVPRAEAGAARQRHRGPAERVSAASLGAAAQRRGRGGWEWGRRAAEERRGGAQDGGDGAGGAFSASAIDKELDRDIAPGLDLFDCWWELHSFPVSAECDAGTRYREARAWLMAELEAQELRVIQLLSRLNAPLLRLSRQAALDCLHRDAETSPEEFAQMQRLYGGAAEHVARLWQHARFLEHALLQEFLLANDRGAERSRLAAGDRLVHVRYVCLLSTQLLRLQQLQKLRELGDPRTSPARANALIKQLHEETWPQVFVRLPADARDGSFPEQQGQAPPPPRLFRARAPEEAADLEGRAGDHDARAKNSGAGGAEGSEEAAGSGPHALWQAPAEAVTEVAISLVASLFRAERTTARVEDLVDGVLRLWEILCSRTHELPAEEMRRRGEAERASAVVDAYLCSFLPALPARKKTRGEHREQTEMKELRMLCSFLRRKLDEFRKKCLAAKEEEERALMLWLLERENSADEVLALEPGKRDFKTPFEATASSGLGGGAASGTRVWNAASGRAERGEVRSSTLRTLVETATTPCGGLTQDYSRAFSACPLKANQRGDRGTGLDTPPLLSRGGSPRRDHFAFAFFEAAGAHGMLEAFSCIPSLPACMEGILRNPVAGAPCPLWRSYFLRLGLVHAAKELLLKRSLLEAGALPVAPTRRRLSLTGEGSKASAERPAAQEERGGEFDLQREAHAEGVVAAGAKLERDEIPSKTSHATATVHALKPVAAQQAQRESGDDSILASPRAPKKRRSAECRAH; this comes from the exons aTGGAGATGATGAAGGAGGGAGGTGCTTCGGGGCTCGGGGGGCCAgactcggcgacgacgcctgtCGCGAACATGGATCTGAGTGCCGCCGGCATCTCTCCGTTGTCGGCGGAGGTTTTGACGCGATTAGTGAATGCCACTGCGCTGCTTACGGGAGACGAGCAGCTCCAGAGGGGTGTGAATTCCGCCTGCGGCACCGCAGAGAAGGACGCACTCGatctcgcctgcctcctgtTGTTGGGcgggagaggctgcgcggcggactcGCCCGTGTCCCTCGCCGAGGACCTCGGGCAAGGCGAGGGGGCAGACGCGAGCCCGTCTGCGGCTGTTGTGCGCctgagcgcctccgcggccccgcagcctcctcttcctcctcctggcGCCCTGTCAGCATCCACCGAAGAACTAAGACTGTCCAGCCACGCCTCTGAGAGGCCAGATGCCGGGCGACAGCCAGCGCTGGGCACGCATGCGCCCGACTCTGCAGAGTCCCTTTTCCTGTCAGAATGCGGCGCGCAGGTCTCCGCGAAGCCCGCACTGTTTCCTGATTCCGTGCTGCGGAGCCTCGTTTcatgcgccggcgcaggcagcagcgcacTCGAGGCCGAGAGCGGAGCGGCACTCGAGAAGGAGGTCAAGTCGAAGAGGAggtgcagcgaggaggagagcggcgcggcgcggagtcgGAAGCTCTGCAAAGGTGtgttcgccggcgccgaccgcCAAACTGGAAAAGACGCCTACGAGGCAAGCCCCGCCCCCGGGAGACACGGGGctccggcggcagcgtctctGCAGTGCTGCGATGAGCAGGCTCTGGCTTCTCCTCCGGCTGCCGATATGCGAGGGCGATCATGCGGTTTGGAGGCGCGCTGTGCAGAAGCACGCAAGGCGGGAAAAGCGAGCAAGCCCACGGGcatgccggcggcgcgccagggGTTGCCACTGGAGCGGTTGCCGCGGAGCGTAAATGCCGCCGCAACCCAtggagcagcgcgagaggagatGACGGAGCGTTGTTCGGCGTTTGATTCTTCTTCCGGAACGCCTAGGGCGTCGGCACGGGACTGGCAGCTGAAGGTtacaggcgcagacgcgcctgcgtcgccttctacGGTGGCCTCGAGGGGTAGTGTGTCTTTCGGCACAGCGACGTCGCCGAGCGTCAAGCAGGGGTCGGGCTTGCTGGCGCCTGAAGCGGCTCCAGAAGAGGACTTCTCCCCCCCTTCGTCTCGCGGGTCCTTGCCTGCTTCAGCCGCCATccgagccgccgcagaagacggcgcgtctccgagcccgcctccttctcgcgaCTCAGGTGCTTCTGAGTTTTGTCCTGTGAGGGTCGTGCCGCAGGCGGTCGCGAATCCCGCGTTGTTTTCGAgtgtgcggcgcctgcagcggcggagctTGATGAAGTTGACTGGCTCTGACGAGGGTGCGTACGGGGAGaactgctgcgcgtcgctgctcacgctctttcgcctcctgcAAGAACGGTATGGCCTCTCGCCCGCTTCAGTGTTTTTGGATATTgggagcggcagcggagtGCCTTCGTTCCTCGCCGCGAGTGCCGTGGGCTGCGTGGCGTCGCTCGGCGTGGAAGTCGACAGCAACGTGTACGCCATCGCATGCAACAATCACCTCAAACTCCTCGACGAGCGACTGTTGGCCTCGCTGGGGATGCATGATCTCCTCGGCCGACTCAAagtgcgcgcgctgcgcctcgccgccgcgtctcgtgAGCGATCTTCCGGTTCCTCTCTCAACGCCcttcgcgagagacagagagagcaggagggagaggaaggcgcgggaggccaCGAAGACTTTCTGGCGCCGCTTgagccgctcgcctcgcaggcgctgcgcgagacgctccgcgcgcgggtcgGCGTCACAGAGGAAGACTtgctcttctccgtcgcgaaCGTGAACTCCCCGCCAGCTGccctcgacgacgacggcgaggggggagggcgtGCCGGCTCGACGCCaggagcgaggaagccggaggcggcgaaggaacGCAACACGCGTGAGAAACGcgcacgcgaagaaggcgaagagagaaacgcggcgaagcaggaagCTGCGCGTGCATCGCTGTCGTCGTCTGTGGCGCGTTTTACATCAGCTgacagcggccgcgaggctgaGAGGACGTGTGCCCCGTCGTTGCCCTTTTCGCTGACTCCTGCAGGTTTGGCGTATCCGTGTAACGTGGGATTCAAGTGTGCAGATGCCTCTTTGTTCGCGACGTTCGACGGCGTCTCACATATTTTTTCGTTCGATTTGgcgatgccgccgcgcgtgcttTTCCGCCTCTGCTCGGTCTTCAATCGCTCCAAGTCCCCCGTCGTCTACGTCTCCTTCCATTCCTCTCTGGTCTCGACTTACGGCCTGAAAgcgcgcctcgtccagcggctttgcatgcgcatgGCGGGGAGCGCGGAGAGCCATGTCGCGTTCATCTACGTTAGAGAAAACTGTCTCGCGttcgtctcgccgccgccgcatctcctgggcgacgccgcgggccgTCCCTCGTGGGGGCCCGGGGCGGTCTCAGAGAAACCTCAGGCGCCtttttctgcggctgcgtcctcgtctttcggcgcgcgaggcctctgcggcaggacaaagagagacacgccaGAGGCTGGCGAGGAGGTGCCCGCTGACGACGCGAACCGGTGCGGCCTGCAGGGCAGCCGACGCGGTAAGGGCGGCTCGCTaccgcatgcgcaggcacCTGGGCGCGtagacgcggcggaagccagtcgcggcagagacgacgaagatgGGGGAACGGGCGGGGCGCTGATGGCGGTTGGGTCGAGGGGGAACGCGGAGACCTGGATGGACATGGAGCGCGCGCAAGTGATGAGGGCACTTTTCCTCCGCGGCATGGCACTCAGCCGCACCGAGAAGTTCTTCAGTCGGTGCGTCCTCGCAGGCGTCCTCCCGAGGGTCGCCTTCACACTCCTGCACTCGGTTGCGCACCTCTGTGCAGAAGTGAGCGCCGGGGCTCCGAGCGAGGTGGGAGCCGAAGAGACCTGTGGGCAGGCTGGGCGTGGGAAGACCGACAACAatgcagaaggcggagaagagacgcgcagcccgGCTCCGTCCGAAtccggcagcgaggagagaacggCTGCGTCGATGAGCTCCTTCTCTGTCGTCACCCCCCTCGCGTGCTGCCGGAAATGTTGCGCAGACGTCTTCACGCAGGAGGCAGGCTCGCAGAGAGACGTCGCAGACAGGGGTTGTTCACGCACAAGCGTAGAGAACATGCCGTCCATTCGCGGgtttcctctccccctctcgcccctgccccagcagcagctgcttcttctccgtcgcctcttcgcggcgtTCGGCCTCGATCAGCTCCTCGAGGCTGGCGCGCTCTCCTTTGAGCAGCTGAGCGacctccttcttctgcggcccgcggccgcgtgtgCATGCCGACTGCCGccggctgtctcctcgcgcgagcaggcgccagaggagaggacagggcgcgcggccggcgccgccaggggcgcgaagaaagcccacgcgtcgctgcggtcGCTTGAGTCCTTCGTCTGCTCCCACGGCGTCGAGAGGCTGGCGAGGTTTCTCGTGAATCTGCTTCTGCGGATTCTTCTGGTCCGcgtggagcagcagcagccggcggagacgagggcggtggcggaggagccgctgaccagccgccgcgacgcgctgagcctgctgcagcgcacgcTTCTGGAAGTCCGCGTCTGCAGAAATtgggagaagcagaggcagcgagcgtcTGCGGTGTCGCTGGACGCATGGGGCACGGAAGCCTCTCCGCTCAGTCGGGTCAGCCGCAGGAGcgctcgagcgcggcggacgctggctggcgcggccggcgcggcagcgaggcctgcagccgAGAGAGTGAATGCAGTCATCAAGGAGATCTCCACGTTAGGCAGAATGGAGGACCTCCACAGCGAGCCGggcgcgcgaacgccgctCAATGCAcccgacgacgcggctgcgacgcgtcgcctgaGGAACAAGGAACGCCAGAGCGCCCTCTacgcggagagaaaaacgaggcTCGGAggtcgcgcctctccactgccgcacgcgacgccggcCGAGCAGAAGCGTGGAAATGGAGCGACTCGCGGCGTCCAACAGAAGGGAAGCCTTGCGCGCGGAACGAAGGAAGCTAACGACACGAGCGTGCGGACGCTGgaacgcggagacagccgagAGGCGCTGGCAGCTTCGCTCGACGAGAAGTGGATGCGGTTTCATGTGCGCTACGGGCAGCCCGCGTTTGAGGGGGACGACCAGGACGCAGGCGTGGAAATGCAAGTGACTGAAGCGCCCCTCAGGCAAGAAACAGGCCTCGGTGGCGTGCTGGAGCTTCCatgtctctcgcctctctgctaCACGTGCGGCGATCGAAGcttgctgccgcagctcctcgaggcgAACGCCCCGCCTGCCGTCCAGCAGTTAAAAATTCAGTCTGAGATCCTGCAGCTGCAAACGAACCCGCTCATTCAG cttgCAGACAAGGAAGGCCAGGAGGCGTGGGAAGCGAAACTCCGGGGGGAAGCAGAAGCCTTTCTCTTTGACTCGGATGAGGACTCCGCTGACAGCGATGacgaagacgcagccgcAAGTCACCAGCAGCTGGCCGGCGGGGCTGGAACTCGCAGAGAAGGCTCCTGCGCACTCGGGACGAGCGAGCGAAAGACCGGGGTttcggcggagaggagatgCGATGCATCACGCGGCCCTCgtggcgccgaagacgaggagagcaTGCACACAGGCGCGTCGGAGCCCAGCAGGATCAGTGAGGGCTTTTTTGGCGAAGGCGGGTGCGACAGTCTCAAGTGGGAAGCCCTCgaggcgcctcggcctctgcgctgccgccatgCTGCGCGGGCAGCGATTGTCCAGCGCCTGGGTGCTTTTCTTTCCCTGGAGGGGACGTGCGCGGTTGCCaaaaaaggcgaagaggcctcGCTAGAGGAGCGGGCCTTCCATGACTTGCTCGACGCCCGCCTTCAATGCAGAGTCAAAGCGAAGGGGGAGTCGCCTGTTGCTTCAGTTCCGTCGCACCTCTCCGAgtcctcctctgtctgcgcgtcctcctctgccggcgGACTGCTTGCTGTCGAAGAGGACGTGGCCTCTGGGGTGTCCGCCGAGCGAgtcggcgcgcagcctcgggaCGCTCCCGCGCCGTTGTGGGTATTTTCGCAGTCGCCCTCGGAGCCGATCTGCTTCCTCGCTAGCCCAGAGAAGAAGAAtccgcgcgtcttcgagtACGGCGACACAGCCCCGCTTGTCTGGCCTTGTGTCCGCGCGGTGACACACGCTGGCGGGGAGGCCAAAAAGGAGGTCACGAGCTGGAACGTTCAATTTCTGCGCGTTCAGCAGCAAGGCTGTGTCGCGCCAGGGGTCGGAGACCCGAGGGGCGCGTGGCTAGGTGCTCGCGGGTCGCTTGTGAACAGGGGCTGGCCTTGCGGACTCGCTGGTCTCGCCGGAGGAGCTGGCTGGCATGtgcctcgcgcagaggccggcgccgcccgacaGAGACACCGGGGGCCAGCGGAGAGGGTCTCTGCGGCTAGCTtgggtgcggcggcgcagcgaagagggagaggcgggtgGGAATggggtcgccgcgcagccgaggagaggcgagggggTGCTCAGGACggtggcgacggcgcaggcggcgcgttttctgcgtcgGCGATTGACAAGGAGCTCGACCGGGACATTGCGCCGGGCTTGGATCTGTTTGATTGCTGGTGGGAACTCCACTCGTTTCCAGTGAGTGCGGAGTGCGACGCAGGAACGCGGtaccgcgaggcgagggcgtggCTGATGGCggagctggaggcgcaggagctgcgcgtgATTCAGCTGCTGAGTCGCCTGAACGCGCCGttgctgcggctgtcgcggcaAGCGGCTCTCGACTGCTTGCATCGCGACGCGGAAACGTCTCCCGAAGAGTTCGCTCAGATGCAGCGACTGTACGGGGGCGCTGCGGAGcacgtcgcgcgcctctggcaGCATGCGCGCTTCCTGGAGCACGCGCTGCTCCAGGAGTTCCTGCTTGCGAATGATCGGGGCGCTGAGCgttcgcgcctcgctgcgggcgACCGGCTCGTCCACGTCCGCTAcgtctgcctcctcagcacccagctcctgcgcctccagcagctgcagaagctaCGCGAACTGGGGGATCCCCGcacgtcgccggcgcgtgccAACGCGCTGATCAAGCAGCTCCACGAGGAGACGTGGCCCCAGGTCTTCGTGCGCCTgccggcagacgcgcgcgacgggtCTTTTCCTGAGCAGCAGggacaggcgccgccgccgccgcgtctcttccgcgcccgggcgcctgaggaggcggcagacctCGAGGGGCGCGCCGGTGAccacgacgcgcgcgcgaaaaacagcggggcgggcggcgcggaaggcagcgaggaagctGCGGGGTCTGGCCCCCACGCTCTGTGgcaagcgcctgcggaggcagtCACAGAGGTCGCCAtctctctcgtcgcgtcGCTTTTCAGGGCGGAGCGCACAACCGCCAGAGTCGAGGACCTCGTCGACGGCGTCCTGCGGCTGTGGGAGATTCTCTGCAGCAGGACGCACGAGCTTCCGGCTGAGGAaatgcggcgccgcggcgaggcggagagggcaAGCGCCGTGGTGGACGCCTACCTCTGCTCGTTTCTCCCGGCACTgcccgcgcggaagaagacgcgcggggAGCATCGGGAACAAACCGAGATGAAGGAGCTCCGAATGCTGTgcagcttcctccgccgcaaGCTGGACGAGTTTCGAAAAAAGTGCTTGGCggcgaaagaggaggaagagcgcgcTCTGATGCTGTGGCtgctcgagagagagaactcTGCGGACGAAGTCCTTGCGCTTGAACCTGGAAAGCGCGATTTCAAAACGCCTTTCGAGGCGACAGCTTCTTCGGGGCTCGGCGGAGGTGCTGCGAGTGGGACGCGCGTGTGGAATGCTGCGTCAGGTCGGGCTGAGCGCGGAGAAGTTCGGAGTTCGACTTTGCGAACTCTGGTGGAGACAGCGACAACCCCGTGCGGCGGGCTGACTCAGGACTattcgcgcgccttctcagcGTGTCCGTTGAAGGCGAATCAGCGTGGCGACAGAGGCACCGGTTTAGACACTCCGCCCCTCCTGTCTCGCGGTGGGTCTCCGAGAAGGGACCATTTtgcgttcgccttcttcgaggCCGCTGGAGCCCATGGGATGCTCGAGGCTTTCTCCTGCATaccgtcgctgccggcgtgCATGGAGGGCATTTTGAGAAACCCGGTCGCGGGCGCTCCGTGCCCGCTGTGGCGATCCTACTTCCTGCGTCTGGGCTTGGTTCATGCGGCGAAAGAACTCCTGCTGAAGCGCTCTCTcctcgaggccggcgcgtTGCCTGTAGCTCCGACCCGGAGGCGCTTGTCGCTGACGGGCGAGGGCAGCAAGGCCTCCGCGGAGAGACCCGCTGCGCAAGaggagcgcggaggcgagttTGATTtgcagcgagaagcgcacGCCGAAGGCGTTGTAGCTGCAGGAGCCAAACTTGAGCGAGACGAGATTCCCTCAAAGACCTCACACGCGACGGCCACAGTCCATGCGCTGAAACctgtggcggcgcagcaggcacaGAGAGAATCGGGTGACGATAGCATTTTGgcttctccgcgggcgcccaaGAAACGCCGAAGCGCCGAGTGTCGCGCGCAttga